In the Kaistia algarum genome, one interval contains:
- a CDS encoding SRPBCC family protein yields MEMTGEYRIPADRAAVWNALNDPETLRAAIPGCEELVRNDDGTMSAKVVVKVGPVKATFDGNVAFSNVVEAESYTISGEGKGGAAGFAKGAADVRLADDPAGTLLTYAVNAQVGGKLAQLGSRLIDTTAKKMADEFFGALAAPFGGEVPAIGTAPPLAPLGGEAAADEELVDRIEHRVEDRAGDLAEVAEEVEEELEVAAGRGILGGPYVWGLIALLIVIVILAVLH; encoded by the coding sequence ATGGAAATGACCGGCGAATATCGCATCCCGGCGGATCGCGCCGCGGTCTGGAACGCGCTCAACGATCCAGAGACCCTGAGGGCCGCGATCCCAGGCTGTGAGGAACTCGTTCGCAACGACGACGGCACGATGTCGGCGAAGGTCGTGGTCAAGGTCGGCCCGGTCAAGGCTACGTTCGACGGGAATGTCGCGTTCTCCAATGTGGTCGAGGCCGAGAGCTACACGATTTCCGGCGAGGGCAAGGGCGGCGCTGCCGGCTTTGCCAAGGGCGCGGCCGATGTCAGGCTCGCCGATGATCCGGCCGGCACGCTTCTGACCTATGCCGTGAACGCCCAGGTCGGCGGCAAGCTGGCGCAGCTCGGCTCGCGGCTGATTGATACCACTGCCAAGAAGATGGCCGACGAGTTCTTCGGCGCCCTCGCGGCTCCCTTCGGCGGCGAGGTCCCTGCCATCGGCACGGCGCCGCCGCTGGCGCCGCTTGGCGGCGAGGCAGCTGCGGATGAGGAGTTGGTCGACCGCATCGAACACCGGGTCGAGGACCGCGCCGGGGATCTGGCGGAGGTGGCGGAGGAGGTCGAGGAGGAGCTGGAAGTCGCGGCGGGCCGCGGCATTCTCGGTGGACCCTATGTCTGGGGTCTGATCGCGTTGCTCATCGTGATCGTCATCCTGGCCGTCCTGCACTGA
- a CDS encoding class I SAM-dependent methyltransferase — protein sequence MQNASSEPGNRTVNSAQPASVWPVMLETEGWRDYALIDSGHGRKLERYGPYRIVRPEEQALWAPRRSEAEWERADAVFTGARDEDSDGRWRYPRPLGETWPMSWPLPIHVSTGDVRFLGRFTAFRHVGFFPEQEMHWAWFASICRQAKKPPKVLNLFGYTGIASFVAAMAGAQVTHVDASKKAIGWARENQEMSGIADLPVRWIVEDAVKFVQREIRRGSRYDGIILDPPKFGRGPNGEVWDLFERLPEMMRLCRQLLADDALFLCLSAYSIRASFMAIHELTAEALAGLPGKLESGELLLREEGGGRYLSTSLFSRWSRHG from the coding sequence ATGCAGAACGCATCTTCCGAACCCGGCAACCGAACCGTCAACAGCGCACAGCCTGCCTCCGTCTGGCCGGTTATGCTGGAGACGGAAGGCTGGCGCGATTATGCGCTGATCGATTCCGGCCATGGCCGCAAGCTCGAACGCTACGGTCCCTATCGCATCGTTCGCCCGGAAGAACAGGCGCTGTGGGCGCCGCGCCGGTCCGAGGCCGAGTGGGAACGGGCCGACGCCGTCTTCACCGGCGCAAGGGATGAGGATTCCGACGGCCGCTGGCGCTATCCCCGCCCGCTCGGCGAGACATGGCCGATGAGTTGGCCGCTGCCGATCCACGTCAGCACCGGCGATGTACGCTTCCTTGGCCGCTTCACCGCCTTCCGCCATGTCGGCTTCTTCCCCGAGCAGGAAATGCACTGGGCCTGGTTCGCGTCGATCTGCCGGCAGGCGAAGAAGCCGCCCAAGGTCCTGAACCTCTTCGGCTATACCGGCATCGCCTCCTTCGTCGCCGCCATGGCCGGCGCGCAGGTGACCCATGTCGATGCGTCGAAAAAGGCGATCGGCTGGGCGCGCGAAAACCAGGAAATGTCCGGCATCGCCGACCTCCCCGTGCGCTGGATCGTCGAGGATGCCGTGAAGTTCGTACAGCGCGAGATCCGCCGCGGCTCGCGCTATGACGGCATCATCCTCGATCCGCCCAAGTTCGGCCGCGGCCCGAATGGCGAGGTCTGGGACCTGTTCGAGCGGCTGCCCGAGATGATGCGCCTCTGCCGGCAGCTTCTCGCTGACGACGCGCTGTTCCTCTGCCTTTCCGCCTATTCGATCCGCGCCTCTTTCATGGCGATTCACGAATTGACGGCCGAGGCGCTCGCCGGCCTGCCGGGCAAGCTCGAATCGGGCGAATTGCTGCTGCGCGAGGAAGGCGGCGGGCGATATCTTTCAACCTCCCTCTTCTCCCGGTGGTCGCGCCATGGCTGA
- a CDS encoding TrmH family RNA methyltransferase, whose translation MADDSPIAAPGAVRSVTSLSNPTIKEIRSLALPKYRKESGLFVTEGMKLVADAVEEDWPIKILVYGAKVASHPVVRRVAVRAHARGGEVLEVSDAVLSKMTRRDNPQMVVGVFEQRLTPAASIRPSPRGVWVALEGIKDPGNLGTIIRTVDAVGAEGVILVGDTVDPFGIEAVRATMGSIFHVPLARLSVAEFAAWRKNWPGIVVGTHLSGQEDYREVPYDRPVLLLMGNEQSGIDDSFAALCDHLVKIPQAGRADSLNLAIATGVMLFEIRRTELKLA comes from the coding sequence ATGGCTGATGATTCCCCGATTGCGGCGCCCGGCGCGGTGCGCAGCGTCACCAGCCTCTCCAATCCGACGATCAAGGAGATCCGCTCGCTCGCCTTGCCGAAATATCGCAAGGAGAGCGGCCTCTTCGTCACCGAGGGCATGAAGCTGGTCGCCGACGCGGTCGAGGAAGACTGGCCGATCAAGATCCTCGTCTATGGCGCCAAGGTGGCCTCGCACCCGGTCGTGCGGCGCGTCGCGGTCCGAGCCCATGCGCGGGGCGGCGAAGTACTCGAAGTCTCGGACGCCGTGCTCTCCAAGATGACGCGCCGCGATAATCCGCAAATGGTCGTCGGCGTGTTCGAACAGCGCCTGACGCCCGCCGCCTCGATCCGCCCGAGCCCGCGCGGCGTCTGGGTGGCGCTGGAGGGTATCAAGGATCCTGGCAATCTCGGCACCATCATCCGCACCGTCGATGCTGTTGGCGCCGAGGGCGTGATCCTGGTCGGCGACACGGTCGACCCGTTCGGCATCGAGGCGGTACGAGCTACCATGGGTTCGATCTTCCACGTGCCGCTCGCGCGGCTTTCGGTGGCCGAATTCGCCGCCTGGCGGAAAAATTGGCCCGGCATAGTCGTCGGCACGCATCTATCCGGCCAGGAAGACTATCGCGAGGTTCCCTATGACCGGCCGGTACTGCTGCTCATGGGCAATGAGCAATCCGGCATCGACGACAGCTTCGCGGCGCTCTGCGACCATCTGGTCAAGATCCCGCAAGCGGGGCGCGCCGACTCGCTGAACCTAGCCATCGCCACCGGGGTCATGCTGTTCGAGATTCGGCGGACGGAGCTGAAGCTGGCATGA
- the lspA gene encoding signal peptidase II, with translation MTDTAAPTAVPGPISAFGLSIIGAVLVLDQASKFIADQTLEFGRYIDLLPILALLRVNNTGVAFSVGHGLGSLVLVAATAIITLFVFYLWHSAKEGGRLVAAGFALIIGGALGNLIDRVRLGHVIDFLYLHIGDRGFFVFNLADVALTIGPVLLAWFYLLGGRKV, from the coding sequence ATGACCGACACCGCCGCGCCCACCGCCGTTCCCGGCCCGATCTCCGCCTTCGGCCTGTCGATCATCGGCGCGGTGTTGGTGCTCGATCAGGCGAGCAAGTTCATCGCCGACCAGACACTCGAATTCGGCCGCTATATCGATCTGCTACCGATCCTGGCGCTGCTTCGCGTCAACAATACCGGCGTCGCCTTTTCCGTCGGCCATGGCCTCGGCAGCCTCGTTCTGGTTGCGGCGACGGCGATCATCACGCTGTTCGTATTCTATCTCTGGCATTCGGCCAAGGAAGGCGGACGGCTCGTCGCGGCGGGCTTCGCACTCATCATCGGCGGCGCGCTCGGCAATCTGATCGACCGCGTGCGGCTCGGCCACGTGATCGATTTCCTCTATCTCCATATCGGCGACCGCGGCTTCTTCGTCTTCAACCTCGCCGACGTGGCGCTCACGATCGGCCCGGTATTGCTCGCCTGGTTCTACCTCCTCGGCGGCCGGAAGGTCTGA
- a CDS encoding URC4/urg3 family protein: MLDIPSLLTSAAVRERAHRLLDLGSQGKLEHFGVDLSRLPAVADYVIDTMQSAYPDGDIPFHSRWRHFEAGGIDRWGGLVDAAGITDPMVFGRAAYDLAILSVLLDAGAGPDWKYVEAATGETFVRSEGLAVASFAMFASGLFSADPADPLRADASALAALGTEELAEGFQVGPDNPIVGLEGRVKLLNALGLAVADRPDIFGEDEARPGGLFDTVVGRAVDGKVAAPVVLELVLEGLGPIWPSRLVVDGVSLGDTWRHGKLVTDDATSGLMPFHKLSQWLTYSLLEPLIWTGIEVVDLDGLTGLPEYRNGGLFIDFGVLAPKDPNAFLKVWKAGDEFIVEWRALTVALLDRTAELIRARLGLDANSLPLAKVLEGGTWAAGRRIAREKRVGGGPPLRLESDGTVF; the protein is encoded by the coding sequence ATCTTGGATATACCTTCCCTCCTCACCTCCGCCGCCGTTCGCGAACGGGCGCACCGGCTGCTCGATCTGGGGTCCCAGGGAAAGCTGGAGCATTTCGGCGTCGACCTGTCGCGCCTGCCCGCCGTTGCCGATTATGTGATCGACACCATGCAGTCGGCCTATCCGGATGGCGACATTCCGTTCCACTCGCGCTGGCGGCATTTCGAGGCTGGCGGGATCGATCGTTGGGGCGGGCTCGTCGATGCGGCGGGGATCACGGATCCGATGGTTTTCGGGCGCGCCGCCTATGATCTGGCGATCCTGAGCGTCCTGCTCGATGCAGGCGCTGGGCCGGACTGGAAATATGTCGAGGCGGCGACCGGCGAGACGTTCGTCCGCTCGGAAGGGCTCGCCGTCGCGAGCTTCGCGATGTTCGCCTCGGGGCTCTTCTCCGCCGATCCGGCCGATCCACTGCGCGCCGATGCTTCGGCGCTTGCAGCCCTCGGCACAGAAGAACTCGCGGAGGGATTTCAGGTCGGGCCCGACAACCCGATCGTCGGCCTCGAAGGCCGGGTGAAGCTGTTAAACGCGCTGGGTCTCGCGGTCGCCGATCGGCCGGATATTTTCGGCGAGGACGAGGCTCGGCCGGGCGGATTGTTCGATACTGTCGTCGGGCGTGCCGTTGACGGCAAGGTGGCGGCGCCCGTCGTGCTAGAGTTGGTGCTGGAGGGGCTGGGGCCGATCTGGCCGAGCCGTCTCGTCGTCGACGGCGTGTCGCTCGGCGATACGTGGCGTCATGGCAAGCTCGTCACCGATGATGCGACGAGCGGGCTCATGCCGTTCCACAAGCTATCGCAATGGCTGACCTATTCGCTGCTGGAGCCGCTGATCTGGACTGGCATCGAGGTGGTCGACCTCGATGGGCTGACCGGACTGCCGGAATATCGCAATGGCGGGCTGTTCATCGATTTCGGCGTGCTGGCGCCGAAGGATCCGAATGCATTCCTGAAGGTCTGGAAGGCGGGAGACGAGTTCATCGTCGAGTGGCGCGCGCTCACCGTGGCCTTGCTCGACCGGACGGCGGAACTGATCCGCGCCCGCCTCGGTCTCGATGCGAACTCCCTGCCGCTCGCCAAGGTGCTGGAAGGCGGGACCTGGGCGGCCGGGCGCCGCATCGCCAGGGAGAAGCGCGTCGGTGGCGGTCCGCCGCTTCGCCTCGAAAGCGACGGCACCGTATTCTGA
- a CDS encoding GTP cyclohydrolase II, with the protein MSSNRSTHIRLTSHPGAQAPVRFPIRWGDADPLKRGPIIGTVVHPADRNTIGTHGGSYSLYRALAVSSGALNPIQRPDLRNTSPVVSIGPHPQWSEPGKIISLDPFGHLAADIFAKEIAEGVDIRPTIAITKARLTMAELHDAIRRGRLPIDGEIVRENGDVSVTKAAIDPVWYLPGIAARFSVSEDQLRRTLFEQTGGMYPELVTRPDLDVFLPPIGGITIYIFGDPAALSDPKRTLACRVHDECNGSDVFGSDICTCRPYLIQGIEEAVKEAQKGGAGLVVYNRKEGRALGEVTKFLVYNARKRQEGGDQAATYFERTECVAGVQDARFQQLMPDILHWLGIRRIDRFISMSDMKYDAITGSGIEIVERVPIPEDLIPIDARVEMDAKKAAGYFSAAAPPTAEDLTKTVGRSLEKY; encoded by the coding sequence ATGAGCAGCAATCGCTCCACCCATATTCGCCTGACCTCCCATCCGGGCGCCCAGGCGCCCGTCCGCTTTCCGATCCGCTGGGGAGACGCCGACCCGCTGAAGCGCGGCCCGATCATCGGCACGGTCGTCCATCCGGCCGACCGCAATACGATCGGCACGCATGGCGGTTCCTATTCGCTCTATCGCGCGCTCGCCGTTTCCTCGGGAGCACTCAATCCCATCCAGCGGCCGGATCTGCGCAACACCTCGCCGGTTGTTTCGATCGGCCCGCATCCGCAATGGTCGGAGCCCGGCAAGATCATCTCTCTGGATCCGTTCGGGCATCTGGCGGCGGATATCTTCGCCAAGGAAATTGCCGAGGGCGTCGACATCCGGCCGACGATCGCCATCACCAAGGCGCGGCTCACCATGGCCGAATTGCATGACGCGATCCGCCGCGGGCGACTTCCGATCGATGGCGAGATCGTGCGCGAGAATGGCGATGTGTCGGTGACCAAGGCCGCGATCGATCCGGTCTGGTATCTGCCGGGCATCGCGGCGCGATTCAGCGTCTCCGAGGATCAGCTTCGGCGGACCCTGTTCGAGCAGACCGGCGGCATGTATCCCGAACTGGTGACGCGGCCCGATCTCGACGTGTTTCTGCCGCCGATCGGCGGCATCACGATCTATATATTCGGCGATCCCGCGGCGCTGTCCGATCCGAAGCGCACGCTGGCCTGCCGCGTCCATGACGAATGCAACGGCTCGGACGTGTTCGGCTCCGATATCTGCACCTGCCGGCCCTATCTGATCCAGGGCATCGAGGAAGCGGTCAAGGAAGCACAGAAGGGCGGCGCCGGGCTCGTCGTTTACAATCGCAAGGAGGGTCGGGCGCTCGGCGAGGTGACGAAGTTCCTCGTCTACAACGCCCGCAAGCGCCAGGAGGGCGGCGACCAGGCCGCGACTTATTTCGAGCGCACCGAATGCGTCGCCGGCGTGCAGGATGCGCGCTTCCAGCAATTAATGCCCGACATATTGCACTGGCTCGGAATTCGCCGGATCGACCGGTTCATCTCGATGTCCGACATGAAATACGACGCGATCACGGGGTCCGGAATCGAGATCGTCGAACGGGTGCCGATCCCGGAGGATCTGATCCCGATCGATGCACGGGTGGAAATGGACGCCAAGAAGGCCGCGGGCTATTTCTCGGCCGCCGCGCCGCCGACGGCGGAAGATCTGACGAAGACCGTCGGCCGGTCGCTGGAGAAGTACTAG
- a CDS encoding NAD(P)H-binding protein, translated as MDAEPQRRRRILVVGGYGLIGAYVLARLQARNLDIVGFGREIEVAARRFPYAKWIAGDMATMTTPDAWQEALSGVDAVVNCAGALQNGPRDHLAVAHVEGTLALYRACVTAGVRRVVHVSAAGVVPGRPTAFNRTKQEAEDGLKALDLDWLILRPGFVIAPSAYGGSALLRGLAAFPLVIPVVHSRSIVQPVSVEDVAEAVIRATEPWRHARLSIDIVSTDTPTFADILTRMRGWLGLAPAPVLRIPAFLAWPFVLIADLVGGLGWRSPMRSTAMRQLKAGITGDGEAAQRVLGIKPRDFTSMLAAWPSGVQERWFARLYFLKPLAILTLALFWLASGAIGLARLDLATSTLDVIGWPPLVATGAIAVGSLAAIALGLAACVRSQSRRALKLMAVLPVLFGAAATAMQPGLWLNPLGPLVKLVPAVVLALVASALMDER; from the coding sequence ATGGATGCCGAACCGCAGCGGCGGAGGCGGATACTCGTCGTCGGGGGCTATGGCCTCATAGGTGCGTATGTTCTGGCGCGCCTGCAAGCGCGGAACCTCGACATTGTCGGCTTCGGGCGGGAGATCGAGGTCGCCGCGCGGCGCTTTCCCTATGCGAAATGGATCGCCGGGGACATGGCGACCATGACCACGCCCGACGCCTGGCAGGAGGCACTGTCCGGCGTGGACGCGGTGGTGAACTGCGCCGGCGCGCTGCAGAACGGACCGCGGGACCATCTCGCTGTCGCGCATGTCGAGGGAACGCTCGCGCTGTATCGGGCCTGCGTCACCGCCGGGGTCCGCCGCGTCGTTCACGTCTCGGCGGCTGGCGTCGTCCCGGGCCGGCCAACCGCCTTCAACCGCACCAAGCAGGAGGCCGAGGACGGCCTCAAGGCCCTCGATCTCGACTGGCTGATCCTGCGGCCGGGCTTTGTTATCGCCCCATCCGCCTATGGCGGATCGGCGCTCCTGCGCGGCCTTGCGGCCTTCCCCCTGGTCATTCCGGTCGTGCATAGCCGCAGCATCGTGCAGCCCGTCTCGGTCGAGGACGTCGCCGAGGCAGTCATACGCGCGACGGAGCCATGGCGGCATGCCCGCCTGTCGATCGATATCGTCAGCACCGATACGCCGACATTTGCCGATATTCTGACGCGCATGCGCGGCTGGCTCGGTCTCGCACCGGCGCCCGTCCTGCGGATTCCGGCCTTTCTCGCCTGGCCCTTCGTGCTCATCGCCGATCTGGTCGGCGGGCTCGGCTGGCGCAGCCCGATGCGCTCGACGGCCATGCGCCAGCTGAAGGCCGGGATCACAGGCGATGGCGAGGCGGCGCAGCGCGTTCTTGGCATCAAGCCGCGCGATTTCACCTCGATGCTGGCCGCCTGGCCCTCCGGCGTGCAGGAGCGGTGGTTCGCGCGGCTCTATTTCCTGAAGCCGCTGGCGATCCTGACGCTGGCGCTGTTCTGGCTGGCGTCCGGCGCCATCGGCCTCGCGCGGCTCGACCTGGCGACAAGCACGCTGGACGTCATCGGATGGCCGCCGCTGGTCGCCACCGGCGCGATCGCTGTGGGCTCGCTGGCAGCGATCGCCCTCGGGCTGGCCGCCTGCGTACGCAGCCAAAGCCGAAGGGCGCTCAAGCTGATGGCCGTGCTGCCGGTCCTGTTCGGAGCGGCCGCGACAGCCATGCAGCCCGGGCTCTGGCTCAATCCGCTTGGCCCCCTCGTCAAGCTGGTACCGGCCGTCGTTCTGGCGCTGGTCGCGTCGGCGCTGATGGACGAGCGCTGA
- a CDS encoding aldose epimerase family protein: protein MTDRPFGTLADGTPIRAVDIAHGGLRATILTYGAVVQDIRLDGVPHPLVLGFDSIEGYLRNPSYFGAVAGRFANRIGKGRFTLDGATWQLSTNDGDNHLHGGAAGFGTRSWKLVGSTPSSVTLGIVGEDGENGYPGRVEVELTYSVEAPATLCTSLRATTDKATIVNLAQHSYFNLDGTGTIRDHELTIPAETYLPVDSGKIPTGAFAPVSGTPFDFRAGRRIGEGFDDVVDLYDHNLVVERTKTGEIHPLARLVSAKSGVFLDVTSTEPGVQFYGGQMIGCRDAGINGEVYGPNAGLCLEAQLFPDAPNHADFPSALLRPGEEYRQETLFSFGRI, encoded by the coding sequence ATGACCGACCGTCCTTTCGGCACCCTCGCCGACGGCACCCCGATTCGCGCCGTCGATATCGCCCATGGCGGCCTCCGGGCGACGATCCTGACCTATGGCGCCGTGGTCCAGGATATCCGCCTCGACGGCGTCCCGCATCCGCTGGTGTTGGGTTTCGATTCGATCGAAGGCTATTTGCGCAATCCCTCCTATTTCGGTGCTGTCGCCGGCCGCTTCGCCAACCGGATCGGCAAGGGTCGCTTCACGCTGGACGGCGCGACCTGGCAACTTTCGACCAATGATGGCGACAATCATCTTCATGGCGGCGCCGCTGGCTTCGGTACCCGCTCCTGGAAGCTGGTTGGATCGACGCCGTCGAGCGTCACGCTCGGGATCGTCGGCGAGGATGGCGAGAACGGCTATCCGGGCCGGGTCGAGGTCGAACTGACCTATAGCGTCGAGGCGCCGGCGACGCTGTGTACCAGCCTCCGCGCGACCACCGACAAGGCCACGATCGTCAATCTGGCGCAGCATTCCTATTTCAATCTCGACGGCACCGGCACGATCCGCGACCACGAACTGACAATCCCAGCCGAGACCTATCTTCCGGTCGATTCAGGGAAAATCCCGACAGGCGCCTTCGCGCCGGTCTCAGGCACGCCGTTCGACTTCCGAGCTGGGCGGCGGATTGGCGAGGGCTTCGACGACGTCGTCGATCTCTATGACCACAATCTCGTCGTCGAGCGCACGAAGACCGGCGAGATCCATCCGCTCGCCCGTCTCGTCTCGGCGAAGAGCGGCGTCTTCCTCGACGTCACCTCGACCGAGCCGGGTGTGCAGTTCTATGGCGGACAGATGATCGGCTGCCGCGACGCCGGCATCAATGGCGAGGTCTACGGGCCGAATGCCGGCCTCTGCCTCGAGGCGCAACTCTTTCCCGACGCGCCGAACCACGCCGATTTCCCGAGCGCGCTGCTACGCCCCGGCGAGGAATATCGCCAGGAGACGCTGTTCAGCTTCGGCCGGATCTGA
- a CDS encoding phosphomannomutase/phosphoglucomutase, with protein sequence MFPTPVPKLLRNTYDFESKPMVKPTGFREYDARWLFGDEINLMGVQALGMGLGTLLGELGVKRELVTGHDYRSYSSAIKLALITGLMAAGVKVHDIGLAVTPMAYFAQFDLDVPAVAMVTASHNENGWTGVKMGAARPLTFGPDEMSRLKEIVLAAAFDLSGGGSYVFHENFPARYMAEMTNRPKLSRPIKVIAACGNGTAGAFAPKALEMIGADVIPMDAELDYTFPRYNPNPEDMKMLHAIRDAVLEHGAEVGLGFDGDGDRCGVVDDTGDEIFADKVGVMLARDLSALHPGATFVVDVKSTGLFATDPVLIANGVKADYWKTGHSYIKRRVNSLNALAGFEKSGHYFFNAPIGRGYDDGLVSALAILDMLDRNPGKKMSELKLALPKTWGSPTMSPHCDDEKKYGVIDKVVARFEAMKAKGEPVAGQKIIDLITVNGVRVVNEDGTWGLVRASSNKPEMVVVVESPVSEARMHEMFHAVDDVLRENPEVGAYNQTI encoded by the coding sequence ATGTTTCCGACGCCGGTCCCCAAGCTCCTCCGCAACACCTATGACTTCGAATCGAAGCCGATGGTGAAGCCGACGGGCTTTCGCGAATATGACGCGCGCTGGCTGTTCGGTGACGAAATCAACCTGATGGGCGTTCAGGCCCTCGGCATGGGCCTCGGCACCTTGCTCGGCGAACTGGGCGTCAAGCGCGAACTGGTCACCGGCCACGACTATCGGTCCTATTCGTCCGCGATCAAGCTGGCGTTGATCACCGGCCTGATGGCGGCCGGCGTCAAGGTGCACGATATCGGTCTCGCGGTGACGCCGATGGCCTATTTCGCGCAGTTCGATCTCGACGTGCCGGCGGTTGCGATGGTCACGGCCTCGCACAACGAGAATGGCTGGACCGGCGTCAAGATGGGCGCGGCGCGGCCGCTGACCTTCGGGCCGGATGAGATGAGCCGGCTCAAGGAGATCGTGCTGGCGGCGGCGTTCGACCTCTCCGGTGGCGGTTCCTATGTGTTCCACGAGAATTTCCCGGCCCGCTACATGGCCGAGATGACCAACCGGCCGAAGCTCTCCCGGCCGATCAAGGTCATCGCCGCCTGCGGCAATGGCACCGCTGGCGCCTTCGCGCCGAAGGCACTGGAGATGATAGGCGCCGACGTCATCCCGATGGATGCCGAGCTCGACTACACCTTCCCGCGCTACAATCCCAACCCCGAAGACATGAAGATGCTGCACGCGATCCGCGATGCGGTGCTGGAGCACGGCGCCGAGGTCGGCCTTGGCTTCGACGGCGACGGCGATCGTTGCGGCGTGGTTGACGATACGGGCGACGAGATTTTCGCCGACAAGGTCGGCGTCATGCTGGCACGCGATCTTTCCGCTCTTCATCCCGGCGCGACCTTCGTCGTTGACGTGAAGTCGACCGGCCTGTTCGCCACCGATCCCGTGCTGATCGCCAATGGCGTTAAGGCGGATTACTGGAAGACCGGCCATTCCTATATCAAGCGCCGGGTCAATTCGCTGAACGCGCTCGCCGGCTTCGAGAAGTCGGGCCATTATTTCTTCAACGCCCCGATCGGCCGCGGCTATGATGATGGCTTGGTCTCGGCGCTCGCCATTCTCGACATGCTTGACCGCAATCCTGGGAAGAAGATGTCGGAGCTGAAGCTGGCCCTGCCGAAGACCTGGGGCTCGCCGACCATGTCGCCGCATTGTGACGACGAGAAGAAATATGGCGTCATCGACAAGGTCGTCGCCCGCTTCGAAGCGATGAAGGCCAAGGGCGAGCCGGTCGCCGGTCAGAAGATCATCGACCTGATCACCGTCAACGGCGTGCGTGTCGTCAACGAGGACGGCACCTGGGGTCTGGTGCGGGCATCCTCCAACAAGCCGGAGATGGTGGTCGTGGTCGAGAGCCCCGTCTCCGAGGCGCGCATGCACGAGATGTTCCATGCGGTCGACGACGTGCTGCGCGAAAACCCCGAGGTTGGCGCCTACAACCAGACGATCTGA
- a CDS encoding retropepsin-like aspartic protease family protein translates to MLMRLILLAAVTMIIAGAAAQYGFFDRFVAMTGAPAVSSAGTVPTGPVVLQAGDSGHFFVDASVSGRPVRFMIDTGASVVVLSGETARRIGIRPAAGDFSGASQTANGIVAIAPVRLDEIRIGSIRLRDVDAAVLPEGASAVDLLGMSFLKRLRSFQSSGRQMTLSP, encoded by the coding sequence ATGCTGATGCGCCTCATCCTCCTGGCCGCCGTCACGATGATCATCGCCGGTGCGGCCGCCCAATACGGTTTCTTTGACCGGTTCGTCGCCATGACGGGCGCACCGGCCGTGTCGTCCGCTGGCACGGTGCCGACCGGCCCGGTCGTGCTGCAGGCTGGTGATAGCGGACATTTCTTCGTCGATGCCAGCGTATCGGGCCGCCCGGTTCGCTTCATGATCGATACGGGGGCCAGTGTCGTCGTGCTTTCCGGCGAAACGGCCCGACGCATCGGTATTCGCCCGGCGGCGGGTGATTTCAGCGGTGCCAGCCAGACCGCGAATGGGATCGTCGCGATCGCGCCGGTGCGCCTTGACGAAATCCGCATCGGATCGATCCGGCTTCGGGACGTCGATGCGGCCGTGCTGCCCGAGGGGGCAAGCGCGGTCGATCTGCTGGGCATGAGCTTCCTGAAGCGGCTGCGCAGCTTCCAGTCGAGCGGCCGGCAGATGACGCTTTCGCCTTGA